CGCGGGCCCAGTACGGCGGCGAGAACGACGCGCACAGCTCGGGGATCTTCCGCTACGTGTCGATCCGCCACACGGGGATCAACGTGGGCGACCAGGCGGGCAACGAGATCCAGGGCCTGACGCTCGGCGGCGTGGGCTCGGGGACGGTGATCGAATACGTGGAGTCGTTCGCGAGCGCGGACGACGGGTTCGAGTTTTTCGGCGGCACGGTGAACACGAAGTACCTGGTGTCGGCCTTCAACGAGGACGACTCGTTCGACTGGGACGAAGGCTTCCGCGGCAAGGCGCAGTTCTGGTTTGCGATCCAGGCGAACGACGTCGGTGGCCGCACGGCGGAGCAGGACGGGGCGACGGGCAACGAGTTTTTCGAGCCGTACGCGATCCCGCAGCTTTCGAACGTGACGTACATCGGTCCGGACGCCGGGACGGCGGAAGGGGACGGCGCCGAGATGCTGATCTTCCGCGACAACAGCGGCGGTAAGTACTGGAACTCGATCTTCACGGAATACAGCTCGGCGACGGGCGCGCAGGGTATCACGGTGGAAGTGGTGGACGGGGACGCGAACAAGCCGGCGGACAGCGAAGACCGCATGGCGAACGGGGACCTGGTGCTGGCGAACAACCTGTGGTGGGGCTTCGGGGATAACTCGCTGGGAGCGATCGCCCCGCAGGACTTCGTGCAGGCGCACCTTGCGGCGAACAACAACCGGATCTCGGACCCGCAGCTTCGGGGCATCAGCCGTGAGGCGGATGGCGGTCTGGATCCGCGGCCGGCGGTGGGCAGCCCGGCGTGGGATGCGGCCGAAGTGGCCGACACCGGCGACGCGTTCTTCACCCCCGTGGCCTATACCGGCGCCTTCGGCCTCGGCAACTGGCTCGACGGCTGGACCGCCCTCGGCAATCTCGGCTTCACGGTAGGCACGGCCATCGAACCGATCGCCGGTGAAGTGCCGACGTTCTTCTCGCTCGAGCAGAACTACCCGAACCCGTTCAACCCGACCACCACGATCGAATTCAAGCTGGCCAGCGCCGGCCCGGTCCGCCTCGCCGTCTACGACGTGCTGGGCCGTCAGGTAGCGCTGCTGGCCGACGGAGTGCAGCCCGCCGGCACCTACAGCGTCCAGTTCGACGCGAAGGAGCTCGCCTCCGGCATGTACTTCTACAAGCTGGAAGGGTATGGCGCGAGCGCCGTCCGTAAGATGCTGCTCGTGAAATAAGGCGAGCGATCCTCCGTACGGGATCCGGGATGCTGGATGCAGGACGCGTGGATGGCAACATCCAGCGTCGTGCATCCAGCATCTTTTTTTATGCCTCAATCAAAGCGGCCAACAATTCCCTAACGCACCGCTAATACCTGCATAACGGTCGATCCCTATCTACAAGGCACGACCCCTCGCATCCACTGGATGCGCCTCTCGGACGAACCCCGGGCTACGGCACCTATGATCGGCGGACCGAATCGATACAGAAGTATCTGGATTTCGGATTTCCATCTGGGCACGCGTCACATGAAGGCGGACGCCCTGCTCGCGTTTCTGCGCTGCAACGAGTCGGACTACCTCTACCTCGTCGGCGATATCTTCGACGGCTGGGCGCTGGGTAAATCGTGGTACTGGCCGCAATCGCATAACGACATCGTCCAGAAAATCCTGCGAAAGGCCCGGAAAGGCACGCGGGTCATCTATATCCCGGGGAATCACGACGAGTTCGCTCGGCAGTTCGCCGGTCAGCATTTCGGCGGCATCGCGACGCGGCTCAATGCCATCCACACGACGGAAGATGGCCGTCAATTTCTCGTCATGCACGGCGACGAATTCGACGGAGTGATCCAGTACGCCCGATGGCTGTCGGTCCTGGGCGCCCGCGCCTATCAACTGACGCTGAGCGCCAACTACTGGTACAACCGGCTGCGCAAAGGGCTGAACCTCCCCTACTGGTCGCTTTCGAGCTACCTGAAGTACAAAACCAAGCGCGCGGTGCAGCATATCGCGCATTTTGAGCAGACCGTGGCCCGGGAAGCGCACACGTATGAAGTCGACGGCGTCATCTGCGGCCATATCCATCACGCGGAGATGCGCGCGATAGAGGGCGTCCAGTATTGCAACAGCGGCGACTGGGTGGAGAGCTGCACCGCGCTCGTCGAGCATGTGGACGGCGCCCTGGAGATCGTCCACTGGCCGCATGCCGGCGTAGACTTCGCGCCGGACGATCTCGCGGCGGAGGAGGAAAAAGACGATCCGGACCCGATGCCGGGACTTCCATCCGTGTTGAATGGTATCTTACAGCACTGAGCGTTTGCATCCTTCAGAAACACCCCCCACCGTCCCGTTTTCCGGACCTATGCATCCATTAAATTGCCTTTTTGTCGTTCAGGGCGAGGGGCGCGGGCATATGACCCAGGCGCTGGCGCTGAAGGCGATCCTGGAGGACGCCGGCCATGGCGTCGCCGCCGTGCTGCTGGGCCGGAGCAGCAACCGGCGCGTGCCGGCGTTTTTCACCGAGAAAATCGGCGCCCCGATCATCCCGTTCGATAGCCCCACCTTCGCGCTCGACGAGAAGCAGCAATCGGTGGACATGGGCGCCACCATCCTCCAAAACATCAGAAAGGGGGGCGCCTTTCGGGCCAGTCTGGACGCGATTCACGACGCCATCGAGACGCACCGGCCGGACGTGATCGTGAACTTCTTCGAGCCGCTCTTCGGCGCCTACGCGCTGCTCTATCGGCCGGCCCCGCCGATCGTGTGCATCGGCCATCAGTACATGTACCATCATCCAGTCTATCCTTTCCCCGCCGGCATGTGGGCGCAACGCCTGGGCGCGCGGAATTTTACGCGGCTCTCCTCGTTCGGCGCGACGCGCCGGCTCGCGCTCTCCTACTACCCGGCGCCGGCCCGGCCCCGCCTCGCCGTCGTGCCGCCGCTCCTCCGCCCCGAAGTGTTCGCCCAGCCCCTGGACATCACGGATGAGGATGCCTTCTACCTCATCTACCTGCTCAATCGGGGCTATGCGGACGAGGTGATCGCCTGGCACCGCGAGCACCCGCATCGCCGGCTGCACTGTTTCTGGGACAACCCGGATGCGCCCGCTGAGTGGCACTATGCGAGCAACCTGACCTTCCACGCCCTGAGCGACGTCAAATTCCTGAGTATGATGGCGCGATGCGCCGGCCTGATATGCACCGCGGGATTCGAGTCGACCTGCGAGGCCATGTATTTCGGCAAACCGGTGCTTGCCGTCCCCGTGCGGGGCCACGTCGAACAGTACTGGAATGCGCAGGACCTGGCCGGCTTCGGCGGCGGGGTCTACGCCGCCTCCTTCGAGATCGACGGACTGGAGGAAGCCACCCGCGCCCTTCTGCCCCCCACGCACATCTTCCGGGCCTGGGTCGATCAGGCTCCCGAGCGCTTCCTGCGCGAGATCGAGCAGGTCGCCGCCGCGCGGCGCGCGCCGGCGTTCCCGTAACGCGAAAAGCCCGACATCCTACGAGATATCGGGCTTTCGCGTACGAATGCTACGCATCAGCATCCCTAACCAGCGCCCAAGGTACGGCCCGTGTCCCCCTGCCGATGAAAGGAACTGTTAAGGCCGCATTACCGAATCGTGAAGGACGCGCATAACCCCCGGTGCGCCGGCGTGCCGCGGCCTCAGGTTTTCCCCCACGCACGGTATCTCCCGCCGCCCTGTTCTCGTAGGGCGAAAGAGTGCGTTAATTGATCCGTGCGCATTATTTGGGGACGTGAGTCCCGGCAAGCCAACGGAGGTGACGCCATGAGACCATCATTCCTGTACGGATCGTTTCTCACCGGCCACTCGGCCAGCTACGGGCATCTATCGAATAAGTCGGACTGGGCCGCGCAGCATGAGCTGGAATTTCTCGGCAAACGGTTTTCCGAGCGCGCTATCCGGTTTAGCGGATATAATCTGACCTACGGTCTGGCGCTTCCCGCCGGCCTCATCCTGGCGCTCGGCATCGTGCTGATCGCGTTCCGCATCCCCTACAACCCGACCGGCGGCTACACCATCGTGG
This Rhodothermales bacterium DNA region includes the following protein-coding sequences:
- a CDS encoding T9SS type A sorting domain-containing protein, which codes for MQRLLLIAFFLLMPLAAQAQTEIRVTDADIPDGATVTWTSDNTYILDGIVFVNPGATLIIEPGTVIKGEVGQGNEASALVVTSGGTILAEGTATNPIIFTSVQDPLDGSLTYQDRGLWGGVVILGQASTNNPTDGGIKEVEGINEVVAEGDTRAQYGGENDAHSSGIFRYVSIRHTGINVGDQAGNEIQGLTLGGVGSGTVIEYVESFASADDGFEFFGGTVNTKYLVSAFNEDDSFDWDEGFRGKAQFWFAIQANDVGGRTAEQDGATGNEFFEPYAIPQLSNVTYIGPDAGTAEGDGAEMLIFRDNSGGKYWNSIFTEYSSATGAQGITVEVVDGDANKPADSEDRMANGDLVLANNLWWGFGDNSLGAIAPQDFVQAHLAANNNRISDPQLRGISREADGGLDPRPAVGSPAWDAAEVADTGDAFFTPVAYTGAFGLGNWLDGWTALGNLGFTVGTAIEPIAGEVPTFFSLEQNYPNPFNPTTTIEFKLASAGPVRLAVYDVLGRQVALLADGVQPAGTYSVQFDAKELASGMYFYKLEGYGASAVRKMLLVK
- a CDS encoding UDP-2,3-diacylglucosamine diphosphatase; its protein translation is MIGGPNRYRSIWISDFHLGTRHMKADALLAFLRCNESDYLYLVGDIFDGWALGKSWYWPQSHNDIVQKILRKARKGTRVIYIPGNHDEFARQFAGQHFGGIATRLNAIHTTEDGRQFLVMHGDEFDGVIQYARWLSVLGARAYQLTLSANYWYNRLRKGLNLPYWSLSSYLKYKTKRAVQHIAHFEQTVAREAHTYEVDGVICGHIHHAEMRAIEGVQYCNSGDWVESCTALVEHVDGALEIVHWPHAGVDFAPDDLAAEEEKDDPDPMPGLPSVLNGILQH
- a CDS encoding glycosyltransferase family protein — translated: MHPLNCLFVVQGEGRGHMTQALALKAILEDAGHGVAAVLLGRSSNRRVPAFFTEKIGAPIIPFDSPTFALDEKQQSVDMGATILQNIRKGGAFRASLDAIHDAIETHRPDVIVNFFEPLFGAYALLYRPAPPIVCIGHQYMYHHPVYPFPAGMWAQRLGARNFTRLSSFGATRRLALSYYPAPARPRLAVVPPLLRPEVFAQPLDITDEDAFYLIYLLNRGYADEVIAWHREHPHRRLHCFWDNPDAPAEWHYASNLTFHALSDVKFLSMMARCAGLICTAGFESTCEAMYFGKPVLAVPVRGHVEQYWNAQDLAGFGGGVYAASFEIDGLEEATRALLPPTHIFRAWVDQAPERFLREIEQVAAARRAPAFP